In Spiroplasma clarkii, the DNA window TTTACCAAACCTGGTGTATCAAAAACATAGTTTTTGGCAGTAAAATTAATTTTAATTTTATCCAAAGTTGTATTAACATATTTTGAGGTTACAATTGAAGGTACTTGTAAATTTTCTTTCAAACAAGCATTAATTAAGCTTGATTTTCCAGCATTTGAAATTCCAATGATGTATTGATCATAACTAATTGATTTTAGTTCTTTTAAAAGAGCATAAACATAATCTAACTTTACTGAACTTGTAAGAATATATTTAGGATTTTTAATTGGTGAGTCTGCAAAAAAGTTTTTAACATACTTGATGATTTTTAACTTGTTAACAGATTTTGGAATTAAATCAATTTTATTAACCACAATAACTACTTCTTTTTCAGCAATTAATTGTTCTAATCATTCAACTCTGCTTCCAGGTAAATCAAAAATATCAACTACATAGTAGTAGCGAATTTTTTCAAGTGATTTGTTAATCTCTTTTAAAATTGCCACAAAATCATCATCATTAATTTCTTGTTCAACTAAACGATTGTAATGTTTGATGCGAAAGCATCTAAAACAATAATCTTGTTGAACAATATCTTTGACATAACCTGGTTGAGTTTCATCATCAATTTGTAAAGTTTTACCGCAACCAATACATTTCTTGGGTCCATCACCAATAATGTTGGTTGTATTACCAATGCCTCGATCCAATTCTTGTGAACTTATTTTTTGATTTTGTTTGATTTTTTTTGCATCAACTCCATGAACTTCCTCTAAGGTAATGTCCTCATCTAAGTTTTCATTAACTGCATTATTATTTTTAAAGAATTTCATAATTCCCTCCTAATTCTCCTTCATTATAAAAACCTTCATGTAAGATATTTTTTTGAGCCAATCGCTTAAAGACTATGTTTTCTAAAAACCCCACAAGCTTTGAACCCCCATCATTCCTACTTAAAGGTGTTATTAAAATACTTTTGATGTGACTGCGATTTGCCACTAAAACATCTGTGATTAATTGATCACCAATTAAAACAATTTCGCTTTCTTTATATGGTAAAAGTTTTCTGACAAATTTCATTTTACCTAATAGTGGTTTTTTACAATCTCAAAAGTAATTTTTAATCCCAGCTTTTTTGGCAAAGTTTTCAACTCGACTACGAACATTGTTTGAAAATAAAACAAATTCCATATTTTGTGCATAAACTGATTTTACAAAGTTAATTACATTTGGACTGGGAATGCGTTCATTTCATCCAATTAAGGTGTTGTCCATATCACACATAACTAATTTAATTCCACTATTTCGCAATGAATCTAAGTTGATTTTTTTATAGCTTTCTAAATAAATTGAAGGTTTAAAGTAGTTCAACATTAAAAAACCTTTTTTCTTTTTAGACATATGGCACCCCCAATATTATTACTAATATTATACATTTTTTTGCTTTTAAATTACTGGTTTGCAATAAAATAAGTTGTAAAAGTGAAAAAAAGAACACCTTTCAGTAAAGAAATAGTGTTCCTTAATTAAAGTTATTTTGTAACTTTAGCAGTTTTTGGTTTTGTTTTGGCAATTTTTGCAGTTCCTTGTGAACCATCAGTACCATTTAACTTAGCTTTTCTTTCTACATTTAAATATCAAACTAAAACACCAACACCCATAAAGAAGATAAATCCTCCAAAAATTAATAAGAAATCAATTAAAGCATTAGACCAATCGGCTTTTCAAGTTACTGGACTTGGAACAGTTCCAAAGAAAAAGGCAATTGATAAAAGTATTAGTGAAATGATTGAGATTGTAATTGGAATTCATTTATTTTTGAAGAAAACAATTGATCTTTCTTCATCATCCATTTTTAATCTTAATCTAATGTAGGCAAAAAAGTAGAAGAACATCTGCACCGTTGCTAGTGAAGTGGCGGCCTGAGTGATTCTTTCAAAAAAGTCATTTTGCTTAATTGTATTTTTAACAAAATTATAGTGACCTGCTGTTGTTAAACCAAATGCTAACAAAATTACTGTTACTACAATTGCTTGTACTAGTAAGGCATTTGTAGGCATACCATTTTTATCAGTTTTTGATAAGTATTTTCCCATTACTCCACTTGGAACTTCTGAGAAGAAAACTTTTGCAGGTCCAGCTGTTCAAAAGAACATTGAACCAAATCCACTAACTGCAGTGATGAACCCAACAATGTGAATAACAACTTTTCCAGCAGTTGAATCAAGTTCTAATCCTAAAATTTGGGGAAAGACAAAGTAATATGAATTAACTATACCTCATCTACTAATATTTTCTTGTGTGATTGTAGCACTTAAAACAATGACTCCAATAACCATTACAAAGATAACAACCCCCATTCCAATTAATGAAGCAAATTTGAATGATTTTGCTCCACCTTTAACATCTTTGATAAATGCTGACATGGTTTCAATCCCATTATATGCAAAGATCAATCATGGAAATGCTGATAAGAAACTTCATCAATCTTCACTTGAAACTGGGTTTCAAGCTGCTGAGTTTCCAAAACCAGCAACTACTTTTCCAGTTGGAATAGTATAACATAAAGCAATAATGATAAATAGTAATCCTAATGTAATACTAGCCATTCCTCCAATTGTTGTTATTTTTCCAATTCATTTTGGACCTTGTTTTGAGATGTAAGTTCCAGCTCAAAAGATTAAGATAGCACAACAAGCTAGTACTGTGGTACTCATTCTTGCTGAATTATCTCCTCAACCTTCTTTTGTTAATAATTCTGTTATTTTGTCAAAGCCATTAGCTCCGTAAACACAATAACTGGTAGCAACTACTGTAAATGGAGCAATTGTTGCAAAGAAGAATAAGTTACCAAAATAACTTGCTCAACTTGCTAAGAACCCACCTTTGCCCCCTAAGGCAAAATTACAAAAGCTTCCTAAACCTGACTCTTGATTTTCTAATTTTTTAATACTTCCAAATTCTGAAGTAATTAAGACCATTGGAATGGCATAAATAGCCCCCCCAATTAAGAATAGCACTGATGCTAGTAAACCAAATTGAAAACCATTGTTAATGATATTTCTAAAACCAAAAATGGTTACAAAACTCATAAAGACAACAGCAAATTTGGTTAACGTCTTTGCTCTTTGTGACATAATTTTTTCTCCTATGTTTATTCTATTGTTTTCTTGCTGCTATTTTAAAAGCTAACTCAAAAACATAGTTTCCCTATAAGAATAGTTTTTAATATTAAGTTGTTATTAAAATTATTATAATGAAACATTTCTTGAGTGTGTTGTATAATGCACATTCCAAACACATAGATAGCAGGTAACTAGTGTGTTTTAGTGCATAAGTTTTCGATCAATCACAACAATCTTGCTAATGTGAAGATTTCTTGCTTTTAAATTAATAGTTTTCATAATAACTTCTTGATTTGTCTTAATTATTATATACAAAAAATCAAAAAAACATATAAAAAAGTAAAAAAAATGTACTTTTTTTGTCACAAATAAGAGTAAATGTACTTGTTTAGTTACTATTTGTAAATCCCATATAAATTTAGTTTATTTTTTTATGTATGAGTTTTTAGTATAAGAAAGATAAGAAAATTCATAAATAAATTCTAAAAATACTAAAACTCTTAAAACATCATTGTAGCAATGATCTATAACTTGTTTGATTGCTTTATTAAGAACTTTATATTCATCAAAATTCATCTTTTTTTGTAAGGGATAAGCATAGAGTTTATAGGCTTTTTTACACAAGTCATGAATTTCTTCATTTTCAGATTTTAAAATATTATTGCTTCCAACCCCTTCAAATCAATCAAAGAATTTTTTACTACTAGTTAAAGCAATCATATCATCTGCTTGTTTTCCCTTGGGAAGATTGTTGGCATTATAAAATTCACTTCCATCACTGCAAGTGTTTGAAAAACTAAATGAGTTTTCTAAAACATGATAAATGTCAAAGTAACTAGCATTTAGTTCCTTGGTATCTTTGTTGTAAAAAGCCATATTTAAGGTTTTTCGAGCAAATAATTTTTTATTTTCATTAATTCACTGGTTAATGATTTTGATATCATTAACTCCTCCAGCACAGACTATGGTTTTTATTTCCTTATTGCGACACATATTTAAAAAACTCTTAATCATTTTTGAATATTGGTCATAAAAATCATAGTCTGAGTCATTAAAGGCTCTTTTAATGGTTATTGACTTAATTGCTTTTTTGTTATTTCTACTAGAAATTTCTTTTAAAGATTTTGCAAAACTATATTGAATGACATAAACTAAATCCCTATTTTTTTTATCATAGAGTTTGCTTGTAAATTCCCCAGTATCATGGGAGTAGTTAACAAATTCAGTATCTAGTACAATAATTGGAAATTGAATATTTTCAATTGCACTTCGTGCCATTTTCCGATCAAACCTAAAGGTTTGATGTTCATTAATTAAAAAAAACCCATCACCAATTATACTTATTGAATTCTTTTTCATTATAAGTCCACCTTACTTAATGACATTATTATAACAATTTTTTAACTTATAATAAAATTTAATGATATATTATAATAGTATGTAAGGTGGAATTAGACAATGAAGACAGGCAATAACTTAAAAGAATTTTTAGATATAGTTTCAATCAAGTGATTCAAAGAGAATTTTGATGATAAATTAACAGATTTAAAGAAAAGCATTTTAGAGATTCCTAATGAAAATGCAGATGCAATGGCAATGCAAATTTTTGATGTTCAGACATTAAATAGTTATGTCTCTGAAATCAAAGCCAATGTTGATTCATTAGAAAATTACAGTGAAATTGTAATTTTTATGAATAAATATACATTAAATCATAAAAAATTTCAAGATATTTTTACCAATAAAGAATTAGCAAAAACTGTTGAAAATTTTCAACAAAATAAAGATAAATTAACTGAAATATTATTACAGTCTCACATTTCTAATTCACTTGTTATGTTTCAAAATGCCTTAAGTGCTAACCTTGATTTAACAAATAAACTTGGAGCTGATTCGAGTTTGACTGAAATTGATATTGAAGATTTAGAATATATTTTGATTAAGTTGTTGGAAAACCAAATTTTTGAATTAAATGAATGAAGTTCAAGATTTCCTAAATTTTCAAATAAACTCTCTCAAGAATTAAAAAATTTAAATGAAAGTAAAAGCATTTTAGAAGTTGCAGACATTAGTCACACAATTGAGCATGTTTTTATGAATACTATTTCAGAATTTTTAAATGATACTGAAAATACACAAACAATCAGCTCTAGTGCTGAAGAAATTGTTGAAGTAAATAAAGGTGTTGAAATCTCTGAATTTATTTTAATTAAGTCATCATTCTGTGCTGAGATTTACAATAAATTCAAAGAGAAATAAAAGCTTATTTTCATAAGTTTTTTTTTATTTATTTTTTAAAAGATATTCATAACCATTAAAAGAAAAACCAGTCTCATCTTCATTAATTTTGAAATTTTCACTTGTCAAGTTTAAACCTTTAATTTGATTATTTCGGTTTGTAAATGCTTCAATTAAGTTTGGAATACTAGAGTTAGTTTCAATTTCAAAATTATCTTCATCAAGGTTTGGTGTAATTTTCAAATTTGCAAGAGACCTCATTCAAGCATTTAAAAATAAATTTATTTGTCAACTATCAAATGGTCCAGTACTTGACACAGTTAAAAGTAATTTACCAACTGTTTTTCAACCTTTCATAACTGTCACAGCCATTGTGGTACTTAAATTTACATTAATAATTGAAGTTTGTGAGAAGTTGAATTCATCAATAAAAATATTTTCAATGATGTAAGTTAAACCTGTAAAGTTAATTTGATCATTAACTACTAATGGGTTATAAATTTCTGCAAGTGAGTTATAGTAATTTTGTTTTTCAATATTCCAATCATCACTAATATTGATTATTGGTGAAGTGGTTTTACTGATTGATAAACTACCTTCAAAATCTAAGTGTTCAAAAAAACCATTTATATAACTTAAATATTCAAAATAAACTAAGGGAATTTTATTGTTTTGAAACAACTCATTGATAGTCTCATCAGTAACAATTGCACTTTTTGAGGGAAATTGCTCAATTGGTTGACATGCCACAGCCAAGGAACTAATTGGGGCACTGAACATTATTCCAATCAATGAAAGTAAAGTTTTTTTCATTATGCTGCCTCCTCTTGACTAGGATCTGGAATCACTTCAATGTGAACTTTTGCTACTAATTTGTTTTGAATTGAGAAATTTTTAACAAACTTAGCTGTAAAATGTTTATTTGGCTCAATAACTTCAGGTTCCTCTTCATCTTCTCCGTCTTCCCCATTGTTTTCATCAGCAAATGTTGTTGGGGTTACTTCAGGATCAACTATGATTTCTGTATATTCTAATCCAGTTTGATCATTGGCAAAGTAAAATAATTTATCAATAATTGTTTTAAGTTCATTATAATCAGCATTATAAACACTAAATTTTAAGGCATAAGTTGCTGGTAGATTAACAACATCAGGTTCCTCACCCTCATCAACTGCATTTAATTCTAAAGTTGGCATGTTTCCTGTATAGAAACTTATCATAGCAAGATTTAAGGGATTTTTTAGATCAAAAAAGTTATATGTTTCAGCTATGGTGTTATCATTTTGCAAATTTTTTATAACTAATGGTTGGATTGATTGTAAATAAAGTTTTTGACTTTCATCAAGTTGAGCATAATAATATTTTAAATTAGCTGTTGAGGTTGTTAGGTTGACTTGTGAAAAATCATAAATTATTTCTTCTGACTCACTAAAAGGAACTATGTTCATAATCTTTGCTAAGTTATCAATTGAAAATTGAGAACTTTCTAAGTTTTTATAATAGTTATTGTCAAAAGGTAAACCAGTCAAATTATTATACTCATCAATACCTAACTCTTTACCTTCAAA includes these proteins:
- the yqeH gene encoding ribosome biogenesis GTPase YqeH gives rise to the protein MKFFKNNNAVNENLDEDITLEEVHGVDAKKIKQNQKISSQELDRGIGNTTNIIGDGPKKCIGCGKTLQIDDETQPGYVKDIVQQDYCFRCFRIKHYNRLVEQEINDDDFVAILKEINKSLEKIRYYYVVDIFDLPGSRVEWLEQLIAEKEVVIVVNKIDLIPKSVNKLKIIKYVKNFFADSPIKNPKYILTSSVKLDYVYALLKELKSISYDQYIIGISNAGKSSLINACLKENLQVPSIVTSKYVNTTLDKIKINFTAKNYVFDTPGLVKHHHIATATAPNYWDFFFFQKEIKQITYQLHPMQSIFYGGLAWFTFKTSNQLDPQNNKLKKTNFHFYVNKQMPLHRTKADNAYNYYKKNRVSLVPRVGDVNQKFTTIDFEFDKSDNVDLHISGLGWINFKTHPGMQVSVTVPITTKGVKVICLPAMI
- a CDS encoding YqeG family HAD IIIA-type phosphatase, which encodes MSKKKKGFLMLNYFKPSIYLESYKKINLDSLRNSGIKLVMCDMDNTLIGWNERIPSPNVINFVKSVYAQNMEFVLFSNNVRSRVENFAKKAGIKNYFWDCKKPLLGKMKFVRKLLPYKESEIVLIGDQLITDVLVANRSHIKSILITPLSRNDGGSKLVGFLENIVFKRLAQKNILHEGFYNEGELGGNYEIL
- a CDS encoding amino acid permease; translation: MSQRAKTLTKFAVVFMSFVTIFGFRNIINNGFQFGLLASVLFLIGGAIYAIPMVLITSEFGSIKKLENQESGLGSFCNFALGGKGGFLASWASYFGNLFFFATIAPFTVVATSYCVYGANGFDKITELLTKEGWGDNSARMSTTVLACCAILIFWAGTYISKQGPKWIGKITTIGGMASITLGLLFIIIALCYTIPTGKVVAGFGNSAAWNPVSSEDWWSFLSAFPWLIFAYNGIETMSAFIKDVKGGAKSFKFASLIGMGVVIFVMVIGVIVLSATITQENISRWGIVNSYYFVFPQILGLELDSTAGKVVIHIVGFITAVSGFGSMFFWTAGPAKVFFSEVPSGVMGKYLSKTDKNGMPTNALLVQAIVVTVILLAFGLTTAGHYNFVKNTIKQNDFFERITQAATSLATVQMFFYFFAYIRLRLKMDDEERSIVFFKNKWIPITISIISLILLSIAFFFGTVPSPVTWKADWSNALIDFLLIFGGFIFFMGVGVLVWYLNVERKAKLNGTDGSQGTAKIAKTKPKTAKVTK